In a genomic window of Pedobacter sp. KBS0701:
- a CDS encoding RagB/SusD family nutrient uptake outer membrane protein, translating to MKFIRNILPILLLSMLSLSCKKFIDIKKNSDQSFLETAKDCQLLLDNYELFNTGYPIDGEISADDYYLKDSRYNSDPVTLEDRAIYAWQPQAIRNSADLWKGPYNKIYHANLIMETLDKLAGQESAAVLSNLRGSALFFRAYSLWNLAQLYASPFGSQTGQDQGLPIRLMSDINDVQARATVGDTYARIVQDLKEAAALLNVTSTISSRPNKAAAYAMLSRVYLSMGDYPNALASSSSALALKSNLIDFNTLNPASFAPFVRFNTEVIFHSTIFNQNAVLEPGYGDEDLAIIDPSVIASFDSDDLRKTILFKENTDVPVPSGTFRFTGNHESAVGSSKLFNGLAVDELYLIRAECYARAGNATSAMADLNALLVSRWRTGTYVNKTAATATDALAIVLTERRKGMVMRGTRWSDLRRLNLDIRFAKNLSRTINGTVYTLPPNDPRYTILIPQEAITNSSLPQNRR from the coding sequence ATGAAATTTATCAGGAATATACTACCTATACTTTTATTGAGCATGTTGAGCTTGTCATGTAAAAAGTTTATAGATATCAAAAAAAACAGCGATCAATCATTTTTAGAAACCGCAAAAGACTGCCAGCTACTGCTTGATAACTATGAGCTTTTCAATACCGGATATCCCATTGATGGAGAGATTTCGGCAGATGATTATTACCTCAAAGATTCCCGGTACAATTCAGACCCGGTTACCCTTGAGGACCGCGCTATTTACGCCTGGCAGCCTCAGGCCATCAGAAATTCGGCCGATCTTTGGAAAGGGCCATACAATAAGATCTACCATGCCAATCTGATTATGGAAACCCTCGACAAACTTGCTGGTCAGGAATCTGCTGCTGTGTTGTCAAATTTGCGAGGAAGCGCGCTTTTTTTCAGAGCCTACTCGTTATGGAACCTTGCACAGCTTTATGCTTCGCCATTTGGATCCCAAACAGGGCAGGACCAGGGACTGCCCATCAGGCTCATGTCAGATATCAATGATGTCCAGGCGAGGGCAACTGTAGGGGATACCTATGCCCGGATTGTTCAGGACCTCAAAGAGGCTGCAGCATTGCTGAACGTGACCTCAACTATTTCCTCCAGACCTAACAAGGCCGCCGCTTATGCTATGCTATCCCGTGTTTACCTCTCAATGGGCGATTACCCAAATGCATTGGCAAGCTCATCCTCTGCTCTGGCGCTAAAAAGCAATCTGATCGATTTTAATACGCTAAACCCGGCAAGCTTTGCCCCGTTTGTCCGGTTCAATACAGAGGTCATTTTTCACAGCACCATATTTAACCAGAATGCTGTGCTGGAGCCTGGTTATGGGGATGAAGACCTGGCGATAATAGACCCATCGGTAATAGCCTCCTTCGACAGCGATGATTTGAGAAAAACCATTCTTTTTAAGGAAAATACCGATGTGCCAGTGCCAAGCGGGACCTTTCGCTTTACCGGTAACCATGAGTCAGCGGTTGGGTCTTCAAAGCTCTTCAATGGTCTGGCTGTAGATGAACTTTATCTGATCAGGGCAGAATGTTATGCCAGGGCAGGGAATGCAACCAGTGCCATGGCCGATCTGAATGCTCTTTTGGTTTCCCGCTGGAGAACCGGAACCTATGTTAACAAAACTGCGGCAACCGCAACAGATGCACTGGCGATTGTCCTTACCGAAAGGCGCAAGGGAATGGTGATGAGGGGAACCAGATGGTCGGATCTGCGCAGGCTTAACCTGGATATCAGGTTTGCTAAAAACCTTTCCAGAACCATTAACGGTACGGTGTATACACTTCCTCCCAATGATCCGCGGTATACCATTCTCATTCCGCAAGAAGCAATCACCAATTCGAGCCTGCCACAGAACAGGCGATAA
- a CDS encoding SusC/RagA family TonB-linked outer membrane protein, translating to MYKIYTKENAMPGGYISKLLLIMRFTTVILIATIMQVSAASYAQSVTISESNASLVNVLQQLRKQAGYNFVYTDGLLNSAKPVNIRVKGAEIREVLDLIFKNQPLSYTIDEKTIIIKKQEKSLLNKLVDYFNLIDVRGQVLNEKGLPLLGAYVRLEGTAKKTLSDIDGMFIFKDVGEKGRLIVSYVGYKTDTVTLNGQSSYLIKLDPQALAMDDVQIVSTGYQQLPRERATGSFEVITKEQLQHSTDPNLIRRLEGITTSIDFRNDLRPTISSNINAQRSPLANLTIRGKNTLNESTNADANGNFSGQVLVVIDGIASPYSIDKVNPNDVESITVLKDAASASIWGSRAANGVIVVTTKKGAYNRPARISFNSNLNISEKVDLFYNKTMSVSDLIDAQKLQFITNNRPLPPVSITSLYGQEPVSPVAEIMDAYLNQGTLTKAEADAQIDALRGNDIRRDYTKYFLRNSVTQSYSLAVDGGSEKFNYRLSGGYDRSINNTKNSGLNRMVIGYNGSFRPIKNLEIQGNISYNVQQNNEQAQENRISGVTDASFQPYTRLADDNGTPLQVTKTYRPGFVDLFESTYPTQFLSYRYFPLNDISEGYNDTKSQNLNLNFNIRYTIFKGLSAQLIYNYNSGRNEENSLYRENSFYMRNLLNYFTTSNSSVNPMTGDPVTPFVNQLPPGGQYTTALTKSSNQTMRGQLNYDKTFGSKHQIAAIAGIDVAQVYSIVKNDGYYGYNENTLRSVNQLDYKTMIPIAFSEDFSGYNGNYIRNLSTGFVDNRVRTFSYYSNAAYTYNGRYTLSGSFRKDISSEFGQGTNQSGAPYYSVGGAWNINKEAFYHSSLFPTLTLRATFGYNGNVNPSVLARPLITYSDFNGDNNLPYAYTGLSTGISNNQLRPEKTGIFNIGLDFVLRGNRLSGSIQYYNKKTTDLLTDGPLDPSTGYTHIIYNTGNLRGQGWDLTLNSINVSSDKFRWNTNFLFSYNKVKVTKLYAGEAGTAGQVVSNSSGTFNEGYDLSRVFGYEWAGLDPATGDPRGFVNGQPVAISNATDGTLNYNAIQNQPIGSLKYFGSGVPVFFGSLRNTFSYGSFSLSANILYKLGYYFRRPKNNVVNYSDLFSSTSVIQGVEYENRWQKPGDELITNVPSAVISSTNLNRDNFYYYSSINVLKGDHIRLQEINLSYSFKVKPKMFIKNPRIYANVSNLGVIWRANDLGIDPDVFDYPIPRTYSLGFSANF from the coding sequence ATGTATAAAATTTATACTAAGGAAAATGCTATGCCCGGTGGGTATATCAGTAAACTTCTGCTCATTATGCGATTCACCACCGTTATCCTAATAGCAACCATCATGCAGGTAAGCGCTGCCAGCTATGCTCAGAGCGTAACTATCTCTGAAAGCAATGCAAGCCTGGTCAATGTACTTCAGCAATTGCGCAAGCAGGCAGGGTACAATTTTGTATATACCGATGGCCTTTTAAACTCAGCTAAACCCGTAAATATTAGGGTCAAGGGTGCTGAAATCAGAGAGGTGCTTGATCTGATTTTTAAAAACCAGCCTTTAAGCTACACGATCGATGAAAAAACGATAATCATAAAAAAACAGGAAAAGTCTTTGCTCAATAAGCTGGTCGATTATTTTAATCTGATTGATGTCAGGGGACAGGTACTTAACGAAAAGGGGCTGCCACTTTTGGGCGCCTATGTAAGGCTGGAAGGCACCGCAAAAAAGACACTTTCTGATATTGATGGGATGTTCATTTTTAAAGATGTGGGCGAAAAGGGCCGCCTGATCGTATCTTATGTAGGATATAAAACAGATACGGTAACCCTAAATGGTCAATCCAGCTATCTGATTAAGCTTGACCCACAGGCGCTTGCAATGGACGATGTTCAGATTGTTTCTACAGGTTATCAGCAGCTTCCCAGAGAACGTGCAACCGGGTCTTTCGAGGTGATCACGAAGGAACAGCTTCAGCACAGTACCGATCCTAACCTGATCAGAAGACTCGAAGGAATAACCACTTCGATAGATTTCCGAAATGACCTCAGACCAACGATATCCAGTAACATCAACGCACAACGGTCTCCTTTGGCCAACTTAACCATCAGGGGAAAAAATACGTTAAATGAATCCACCAATGCAGATGCCAATGGGAATTTCAGCGGACAGGTACTGGTGGTTATTGATGGGATTGCCAGCCCCTATTCTATCGATAAGGTCAATCCGAACGACGTAGAAAGCATTACTGTTTTAAAGGATGCTGCTTCAGCCTCTATCTGGGGTTCAAGGGCTGCCAATGGGGTTATTGTAGTTACTACAAAAAAAGGAGCATACAACAGACCTGCCAGGATTTCTTTCAACAGCAACCTGAATATCTCGGAAAAGGTGGATCTTTTCTATAATAAAACCATGAGTGTATCTGATCTGATCGATGCACAAAAACTACAGTTCATCACCAATAACCGCCCGTTGCCACCAGTTAGCATTACCAGCCTTTACGGTCAGGAACCCGTATCTCCGGTAGCTGAGATTATGGATGCCTACCTTAATCAGGGTACATTGACCAAGGCCGAGGCAGATGCCCAGATTGATGCACTGCGCGGAAACGATATCCGAAGGGATTACACCAAATACTTTTTAAGGAACAGCGTTACCCAGAGTTATTCACTTGCTGTGGATGGCGGCAGCGAAAAATTTAATTATAGATTATCCGGGGGCTACGATCGTTCCATCAACAATACCAAAAATTCTGGTCTGAACAGGATGGTGATTGGTTACAATGGATCATTCAGACCGATAAAAAACCTGGAGATACAGGGTAACATCAGTTATAATGTTCAACAAAATAATGAACAGGCACAGGAAAACAGGATAAGCGGTGTAACAGATGCAAGTTTTCAGCCTTATACCCGATTGGCTGATGATAACGGAACACCACTACAGGTCACAAAAACTTACCGCCCAGGTTTCGTGGACCTGTTCGAAAGCACCTATCCAACCCAGTTTTTATCTTACAGGTATTTTCCTTTGAATGACATTTCTGAAGGCTATAATGATACAAAATCGCAGAATCTTAATCTGAACTTTAACATTCGTTACACCATTTTTAAAGGATTATCTGCGCAATTAATATATAACTACAATTCTGGAAGAAACGAAGAAAATAGCCTCTACCGTGAAAATTCATTTTACATGCGGAATCTGCTGAATTACTTTACAACCTCTAATTCTTCAGTAAATCCGATGACAGGTGATCCGGTAACTCCCTTTGTAAATCAGCTGCCCCCTGGCGGACAATATACTACCGCACTGACCAAATCAAGCAATCAGACCATGCGCGGCCAGTTGAATTACGACAAAACCTTTGGTAGCAAGCACCAGATTGCAGCCATTGCAGGCATTGATGTTGCTCAGGTGTACAGCATTGTAAAAAATGATGGTTATTATGGCTACAATGAAAATACCCTTAGATCGGTAAACCAGCTGGATTATAAAACAATGATCCCGATTGCTTTTTCGGAAGATTTTAGTGGTTATAATGGAAATTATATCCGTAATCTTTCCACCGGATTTGTAGATAACAGAGTAAGGACTTTTAGCTATTATAGCAATGCAGCCTATACCTACAATGGTAGATATACGCTTTCAGGTAGTTTTAGGAAAGATATTTCCAGCGAATTTGGGCAGGGAACCAATCAGTCCGGTGCTCCATATTATTCTGTAGGGGGAGCCTGGAATATAAACAAGGAAGCTTTTTACCATTCCTCACTGTTTCCAACCCTTACGCTCAGGGCAACATTTGGATATAACGGAAACGTAAACCCATCGGTTCTGGCCAGGCCATTGATCACCTATTCTGATTTTAATGGGGATAATAATCTTCCCTACGCTTACACTGGCCTTTCTACCGGCATATCCAATAATCAGCTCAGACCAGAAAAAACCGGGATTTTTAATATCGGACTGGACTTCGTGCTAAGGGGAAACCGCCTGTCTGGAAGCATTCAGTATTACAACAAGAAAACAACCGATCTGCTTACCGATGGTCCGCTAGACCCGAGCACGGGATATACCCATATCATTTACAATACCGGAAATCTTCGCGGCCAGGGTTGGGACCTTACGCTAAATTCGATCAATGTTAGCTCGGATAAATTCAGATGGAACACCAATTTTCTTTTTAGCTACAATAAAGTAAAAGTAACTAAACTCTATGCCGGAGAGGCTGGCACGGCTGGTCAGGTGGTTTCCAATAGTTCGGGAACTTTTAATGAGGGGTACGATCTGTCACGTGTTTTTGGCTATGAATGGGCAGGGCTTGATCCAGCTACCGGAGATCCCAGAGGTTTTGTAAACGGACAGCCTGTCGCTATTTCCAACGCTACAGATGGTACTTTAAATTATAACGCGATCCAAAACCAGCCTATCGGGTCCCTTAAATATTTTGGTTCCGGCGTTCCGGTCTTTTTTGGCTCATTAAGAAATACATTCAGTTATGGAAGTTTTTCGCTTTCAGCAAATATTCTCTACAAACTTGGCTATTACTTTCGCAGGCCCAAAAACAATGTGGTTAATTATTCGGATCTTTTCAGTAGTACCTCAGTTATACAGGGTGTAGAATATGAAAACAGATGGCAAAAACCGGGTGATGAGCTCATCACCAATGTGCCTTCGGCTGTGATCAGCTCCACGAATCTGAACCGCGACAATTTTTACTATTACTCGAGCATCAACGTACTTAAGGGAGACCATATCCGCCTGCAGGAGATTAATTTATCTTATTCCTTCAAAGTAAAACCTAAAATGTTTATTAAAAATCCGAGGATTTATGCCAACGTCAGCAACCTTGGGGTAATCTGGCGCGCAAACGACCTGGGAATTGATCCCGATGTATTCGATTATCCAATCCCCAGGACTTACAGCCTTGGTTTCTCAGCTAACTTTTAA
- a CDS encoding FecR family protein has protein sequence MNEKEIAEMLERYKNGLATAQEEALLLSWSLSYREGDKEVLTMQERSDAVDDIWDSLEEKVLKTKKINIWPRIAAAAVILITLSIGFYLYKMNSGTDLHLAAAAIKPGKNSATLTLSNGKKIMLSDAVNGQLVNEPGVSVSKTADGQLIYSLSQSDDGNATNRQNKLETFNGEQYQVILPDGTHVWLNAASSLKYPLKFSAKDRLVELSGEAYFEVAHNAVKPFRVLTANQQVEVLGTHFNINAYRDEPTAKTTLLSGKVRVSTPALSRIDKGNIILRPGEQTVLLGNQISVVQADLEATVAWKNGYFMFKSENIQSVMKKVSRWYNVEIVYEGDLPEDKFGGVVSRFSNVSQVLKKLELTDKVHFKIEGRRIIVTQ, from the coding sequence ATGAACGAGAAAGAAATAGCAGAAATGCTTGAACGATATAAAAATGGCTTAGCAACAGCTCAGGAAGAAGCGCTGTTGCTAAGCTGGTCGTTATCCTATCGCGAAGGGGATAAAGAGGTTCTTACTATGCAGGAAAGATCAGATGCGGTAGATGATATCTGGGATAGTCTGGAAGAGAAAGTCTTGAAAACAAAAAAGATTAATATCTGGCCTAGAATCGCAGCTGCTGCGGTAATATTGATTACTTTATCCATCGGTTTTTATCTGTATAAGATGAACAGCGGTACCGATCTTCACCTTGCCGCTGCGGCTATAAAACCAGGGAAAAATTCGGCTACATTAACCTTATCCAATGGAAAAAAAATAATGCTGAGCGATGCCGTAAATGGCCAGCTGGTGAATGAGCCAGGCGTTTCGGTTAGCAAGACAGCAGATGGACAATTGATTTATAGCCTTAGCCAATCCGATGATGGAAATGCAACGAACCGGCAGAACAAGTTGGAAACTTTTAATGGGGAACAGTACCAGGTAATTCTGCCAGACGGGACCCATGTATGGCTGAATGCGGCATCCAGCCTGAAGTATCCTTTAAAGTTTTCAGCCAAGGACAGGCTTGTAGAGCTTTCGGGCGAAGCTTATTTTGAAGTTGCCCACAATGCGGTAAAGCCTTTTAGGGTATTAACCGCCAACCAGCAGGTAGAGGTTTTGGGCACACATTTCAATATTAATGCCTACCGTGACGAGCCAACAGCCAAAACCACGCTCCTGAGTGGCAAAGTTCGTGTGAGCACCCCTGCTTTAAGCAGGATAGATAAAGGGAATATTATACTCAGACCGGGAGAACAGACGGTTTTATTGGGCAATCAGATTTCTGTTGTCCAGGCCGATCTGGAAGCGACGGTGGCATGGAAAAACGGCTATTTTATGTTTAAGAGTGAAAATATTCAATCGGTTATGAAAAAGGTTTCCAGATGGTACAATGTAGAAATTGTATATGAAGGCGATCTGCCAGAGGATAAATTTGGCGGAGTAGTGAGCCGGTTTTCTAACGTAAGCCAGGTATTAAAGAAACTTGAGCTGACCGATAAGGTTCATTTTAAAATTGAGGGAAGGAGGATTATCGTAACACAATAA
- a CDS encoding Gldg family protein, whose product MTKIFKISKLELSILFYSPVAWIAIVIFMIQNGIGFFGLLGSYQEAISMGINVDNLTFSLFIDLNGLFDTVLQNLYLYIPLITMGLMSRELQSGSIKLLLSAPVKIREIILGKYLSMVGYAVILVLILVIYASAGALIIKNPDIKLILSGLVGIFLLTCTYSAIGLFMSSLTAYQVVAAISTLAVFAALKFIGSVGQGIDFVRDLTYFLSISGRADDMLKGLITTKDVLYFLIIIALFLSLSIIRLKNQRESLSPLISYSRYAGIFALALVLGFFSSRPGLIGYLDMTRAKSRTLTKNSQDIVKQIKGPLEITTYVNLLDQNVYFGLPQSRNTDLAQFEKFQRFLPDLQMKYVYYYDAADLKNNNNMSYQGDITGLSTRQLAEKVADNMGLDLDMFMPPAEIRKIINLKPENNSVVRVLRYKGRMSYLRFYDGVDQFPSEAEISAAIKRLIVRVPKVAFITGHHERSIDRTGERNYQMMSTMRRNRKSLINQGFDVIQLDLKKQNIPSDLSVLVIGDPSVPIGSDEKVKIDRYLARGGNMLVSTEPGRQNIVNPILKPIGLSVMDGMLVHSSKNDSPDLILSQIWNGKGRLPLSGASALQYTPTLPFQAEALAISTKNGWNRTFPVDLNVGEITLDPLKNDVSGPFPVIISLNRQIGKRQQHIIVSGDADFLSNAELSHPKGDNERFIKNLFNYFSDGSFPVDISRPRAIDDSILLGKKDISVLRTILLGVVPALILIAGSIVLLRRKRN is encoded by the coding sequence ATGACCAAAATATTTAAAATCTCAAAGCTCGAACTGAGCATACTTTTCTACTCGCCCGTGGCCTGGATAGCCATTGTTATATTCATGATCCAGAACGGAATCGGATTTTTTGGGCTATTGGGCAGCTACCAGGAAGCGATATCTATGGGTATAAATGTCGACAATCTCACCTTCTCATTATTTATAGATTTAAACGGTCTTTTTGATACGGTTCTACAAAACCTTTATTTATATATTCCCCTGATCACAATGGGGCTGATGAGCAGGGAGCTGCAGAGTGGATCGATTAAGCTCCTGTTGAGCGCTCCGGTAAAGATCCGTGAAATTATTCTCGGAAAATATCTCTCTATGGTTGGCTATGCTGTTATACTGGTACTGATATTGGTTATTTATGCTTCTGCAGGGGCGCTAATCATCAAAAATCCTGACATAAAATTAATTTTGTCCGGCCTTGTAGGGATATTTCTTTTAACCTGCACCTATTCTGCTATCGGATTATTTATGTCCAGCTTAACTGCTTATCAAGTAGTGGCAGCGATAAGTACATTGGCAGTTTTCGCTGCATTGAAGTTTATCGGCTCTGTTGGACAGGGAATTGACTTTGTTAGGGACCTGACCTATTTTTTATCTATTTCAGGCAGGGCTGATGATATGCTAAAGGGACTTATTACCACTAAAGATGTTTTATACTTCCTGATTATCATTGCCCTTTTTTTATCGCTGAGCATCATCAGGCTCAAAAACCAGCGCGAATCTTTATCCCCATTGATCAGCTATTCCAGATATGCAGGTATTTTTGCGCTGGCCCTTGTCCTTGGCTTCTTTAGCTCCAGGCCAGGACTGATCGGTTACCTGGATATGACCAGGGCGAAGAGCCGTACGCTTACCAAAAATAGTCAGGATATAGTAAAGCAAATTAAGGGGCCGCTGGAAATCACTACTTACGTAAACCTTTTAGATCAGAATGTCTATTTTGGTCTTCCCCAATCACGTAACACAGATCTGGCCCAATTCGAAAAATTTCAGCGCTTCCTGCCCGATCTGCAGATGAAATACGTTTACTATTACGATGCTGCGGATTTAAAGAACAATAACAATATGTCCTATCAGGGAGACATTACAGGATTATCGACCAGGCAACTTGCTGAAAAGGTTGCAGATAATATGGGACTTGATCTGGATATGTTTATGCCACCCGCAGAAATCAGAAAAATCATAAATCTAAAGCCGGAAAATAACAGTGTTGTGCGTGTGCTCAGGTATAAAGGACGTATGAGCTACCTCAGGTTCTATGATGGCGTAGACCAGTTTCCTTCCGAGGCTGAAATTTCAGCTGCAATTAAAAGGCTGATTGTGAGGGTGCCCAAAGTAGCATTCATCACCGGACATCATGAAAGAAGCATAGACCGGACCGGAGAGCGGAACTATCAGATGATGAGTACAATGAGGAGAAACCGAAAATCGCTGATCAATCAAGGATTTGATGTCATCCAGCTCGACCTCAAAAAGCAAAATATCCCTTCTGATCTATCCGTTTTGGTAATCGGCGATCCCTCCGTACCAATAGGAAGCGATGAAAAGGTGAAGATAGACCGTTATTTGGCCAGGGGTGGAAATATGCTGGTGAGTACAGAACCCGGGCGTCAGAATATAGTCAATCCCATACTCAAACCAATAGGTCTGTCGGTAATGGATGGGATGCTGGTCCATTCCAGCAAAAATGATTCGCCTGATCTGATCCTCTCCCAGATATGGAATGGAAAAGGCCGCCTTCCACTCTCAGGAGCATCGGCACTGCAGTACACGCCAACCTTGCCATTCCAGGCTGAAGCGCTGGCCATCAGTACAAAAAATGGATGGAACAGAACTTTTCCGGTTGACCTCAATGTGGGTGAAATTACCTTGGATCCATTGAAAAATGATGTAAGCGGGCCATTCCCTGTAATTATTTCGCTCAATAGACAAATAGGCAAAAGACAGCAGCATATTATCGTTTCCGGTGATGCCGACTTTTTGAGCAATGCTGAACTTTCACATCCTAAAGGAGATAATGAGCGTTTTATCAAGAATCTTTTTAACTATTTTTCTGATGGAAGTTTTCCTGTCGATATTTCAAGACCAAGGGCAATCGATGACAGTATTCTTCTGGGAAAGAAAGATATATCTGTGCTGAGGACAATCCTTCTGGGGGTAGTGCCAGCCCTGATCCTCATCGCCGGTTCCATAGTCCTGCTCAGAAGAAAAAGAAATTAA
- a CDS encoding ABC transporter ATP-binding protein, translating to MKKSIVSIENLSHRYSKDWAIKDICFEIQEVGVLGLLGSNGAGKSTTMNILCGVLSQTAGSVIIDGADLRLEPEKAKAKLGFLPQNAPLHLDLTVDEYLIYCAYLRDIPKKSIKYAVDQAKDKCGISHFGKRLINNLSGGYRQRVGIAQAIIHNPKLVVLDEPTNGLDPNQILEVRKLIKEIAVERSVIFSTHMLSEVQATCKDIKMIENGRLVFADTMDAFNNYILPDSVILTVNNPPELFSFLEIEGITDAQEINENTFRLRFSASGTISQRIIEISVAKGWQLQEIMLERSSLDEIFAQLSNKSKPRS from the coding sequence TTGAAAAAAAGTATAGTTAGTATAGAAAATCTTTCTCATCGTTACAGTAAGGACTGGGCGATCAAAGACATCTGTTTTGAGATTCAGGAAGTTGGTGTTCTGGGGCTTTTAGGTTCCAACGGTGCAGGTAAATCAACCACTATGAATATTCTCTGTGGCGTGTTGAGTCAAACTGCCGGCAGCGTAATTATTGATGGCGCAGACTTACGCCTCGAACCGGAAAAGGCGAAAGCGAAATTAGGTTTTTTGCCACAAAATGCGCCTTTACATTTGGACCTTACCGTGGATGAATACTTGATTTATTGTGCTTATCTCAGGGATATTCCTAAAAAAAGTATAAAATATGCAGTAGATCAGGCAAAGGATAAATGTGGTATCAGCCATTTTGGAAAAAGACTGATCAACAATCTCTCCGGAGGCTATCGCCAGCGCGTAGGTATTGCCCAGGCCATTATCCACAACCCAAAACTTGTTGTTCTCGATGAGCCTACCAATGGGCTCGATCCCAATCAGATACTGGAGGTAAGGAAACTGATCAAAGAAATTGCGGTTGAAAGATCTGTTATCTTTTCTACGCACATGCTCTCCGAGGTTCAGGCAACCTGTAAGGATATAAAAATGATTGAAAACGGACGATTGGTCTTTGCCGATACCATGGATGCCTTCAACAATTATATTCTTCCCGATTCTGTGATATTAACAGTAAACAATCCCCCTGAACTGTTTTCATTTCTGGAGATTGAAGGTATTACCGATGCTCAGGAAATTAATGAAAACACTTTTAGGCTGCGCTTCAGTGCTTCCGGAACAATTTCGCAAAGGATCATTGAAATTAGTGTAGCCAAAGGCTGGCAGCTTCAGGAAATCATGCTCGAAAGAAGTTCTCTGGATGAAATCTTTGCTCAGCTTTCCAATAAATCAAAACCCCGATCTTAA
- a CDS encoding RNA polymerase sigma factor codes for MNDYGSSSDVDLVELLRSGDRNAFAEIYNRYKFILHNHAWNKLRSKEEAQDLIHEVFSMLWDKREQLPVNRNLSGYLYSCVHNQFLNMVVHKKVKDRYISSIAEFATSGTVQTDHLVRERMLKDIIDREIDELPPRMKEVFLLSRKQHLSHKEIAQLMGTSEQTVKKQMVYALKILRKKLGLVLYLVMYLFYPNL; via the coding sequence ATGAATGATTATGGCAGCAGTAGCGATGTTGATTTAGTAGAACTATTAAGATCAGGAGATAGGAATGCATTTGCCGAAATTTACAACCGCTACAAATTTATTCTCCATAACCATGCCTGGAACAAACTTCGAAGTAAAGAGGAGGCCCAGGATCTTATCCATGAGGTATTTTCGATGCTTTGGGATAAAAGAGAGCAACTGCCGGTAAATAGAAATCTTTCAGGTTATCTCTATAGCTGCGTGCACAATCAGTTCCTCAATATGGTTGTTCATAAAAAAGTAAAAGACAGGTATATATCCTCCATTGCTGAGTTTGCCACGAGTGGAACAGTACAAACGGATCATTTAGTCCGCGAACGGATGCTTAAAGACATCATCGACCGGGAGATTGATGAACTGCCTCCGAGGATGAAGGAGGTATTCTTGCTCAGTAGAAAACAGCACCTTAGCCATAAAGAAATAGCACAGCTAATGGGTACCAGCGAGCAGACGGTGAAAAAGCAAATGGTTTATGCCCTGAAAATCCTTAGAAAGAAATTGGGCCTGGTATTATATCTGGTGATGTATCTTTTTTATCCCAATCTATAA
- a CDS encoding UBP-type zinc finger domain-containing protein: MDSNQICSHIGAIKELKLAKERVCELCIKQGTDWVHLRTCQTCGVTLCCDSSPMQHMSHHCRTEKHPVVISSEPGERWMYCFVDDEIAEY; encoded by the coding sequence ATGGACAGTAATCAAATTTGTAGTCATATCGGAGCCATAAAAGAACTAAAACTGGCAAAAGAAAGGGTATGCGAACTATGCATAAAACAAGGTACAGATTGGGTACATCTCCGTACCTGCCAAACCTGTGGAGTTACTTTGTGCTGTGATTCGTCGCCAATGCAACACATGTCGCACCACTGCCGGACAGAAAAACATCCGGTTGTCATTTCATCCGAACCAGGTGAGAGATGGATGTATTGTTTTGTTGATGATGAAATAGCGGAATATTAA